A stretch of the Phyllopteryx taeniolatus isolate TA_2022b chromosome 5, UOR_Ptae_1.2, whole genome shotgun sequence genome encodes the following:
- the LOC133477662 gene encoding cadherin-related family member 5-like isoform X4, with the protein MVASRNFFFFLLALLLVMVTSGEAQEICSARPTVYVKENNAVGHLVETIVMKDGVVPSLEPSADLPFTLEGNRLLASRVLDYETSINYVVKVTCRTPLLQYVLIIVVLVLDENDNAPVFDANPYQIKVKELLPVGTGLDQFPATDPDKDATLYYRLTSASSYFRLASPENPQLVIQNILDYDKVQSVQLVLYVQDTPLSGSGSEVSFNTSTTIQVTVVDVDNRPPWFKPCIKHEVGGAVICQSNGYTSRVTLNELQDGYLTLKPNPLYAFDGDTGINEAIIYSFLSGNEAGLFDINRNTGNISMLRAADVFETIVLTVLAAQTPSSFQFATTSLMVSVQVKSLHKPQFQRPQYQGVVSSVGAMATDPTNKDEPLQIVALDEDYASMGGINPHIVYRVMGSEDFSIINGFLFMTTDLPEATLSLRMEAEDTSNEEKATVQLSVEVKSDKVPIPAGGFGAGDMAALGATLGVLLFICMVVIGVLVCHLQRGKADSRKIHEASLFRSSLGQGSGGEKQGVQYTNEAFQHDDSDSVGSGGPYATTAEEGPANDLALKSSVMALGTLLDDDNVSQTSSDKEKEVKPILTKERRLEEGYKAVWFKEDIDPDAKEEVVIIPDSREDNSEDEDDNGPAKGSKVGFAEADLDSGLGVKMEDLAEDSDVLDVDL; encoded by the exons ATGGTCGCCAGCAggaatttcttcttctttctcttggCGCTTTTGCTGGTGATGGTGACCAGCGGCGAGGCCCAGGAGA TTTGTAGCGCTCGCCCGACGGTGTACGTGAAGGAGAACAACGCGGTGGGCCACCTGGTGGAGACCATCGTCATGAAGGATGGCGTCGTCCCCTCTCTGGAGCCTTCCGCCGACCTCCCGTTCACTCTGGAGGGCAACCGGCTGCTGGCCAGTCGGGTTCTGGACTACGAG ACGAGCATAAATTATGTGGTCAAGGTGACTTGCAGGACGCCGCTCTTGCAG TACGTCCTCATCATTGTGGTATTAGTGTTAGACGAGAACGACAACGCACCGGTCTTTGATGCGAACCCGTACCAGATCAAAGTCAAGGAG CTGTTACCAGTGGGGACGGGCCTTGACCAATTTCCTGCCACAGACCCGGATAAAGACGCTACGCTGTACTACAGGCTGACTTCAGCATCG AGTTACTTTAGACTGGCATCGCCCGAAAACCCTCAACTGGTCATCCAGAACATTCTGGACTACGACAAAGTCCAAAGTGTCCAGCTGGTCTTGTATGTTCAG GACACACCGTTGTCAGGATCTGGCAGCGAGGTTTCATTCAACACCAGCACCACCATCCAAGTCACTGTGGTCGACGTGGACAACAGGCCACCCTGGTTCAAGCCCTGCATCAAACACGAGGTGGGCGGCGCGGTCATCTGCCAGAGCAACGGATACACCAGCCGCGTGACCCTCAACGAACTGCAG GACGGATACTTAACACTGAAGCCAAATCCGCTTTACGCCTTCGATGGCGACACTGGGATCAATGAGGCCATAATCTACTCCTTCCTGAGCG GAAACGAGGCCGGCCTGTTCGACATCAACCGAAACACCGGCAACATCAGCATGCTGAGGGCGGCTGACGTGTTCGAAACCATCGTTCTGACAGTTCTG GCTGCCCAGACACCGAGCAGTTTTCAGTTTGCCACCACGAGCCTCATGGTCAGTGTTCAGGTGAAGAGCCTCCACAAACCACAATTCCAGAGGCCTCAGTACCAGGGCGTGGTCTCTTCAGTGGGCGCCATGGCGACAGACCCAACCAACAAGGACGAGCCGCTTCAGATTGTCGCCTTGGACGAGGATTACGCCAGCATGGGG GGTATAAACCCTCACATCGTCTATCGCGTCATGGGAAGTGAAGACTTCTCCATCATCAATGGCTTCTTGTTCATGACCACGGACCTCCCGGAAGCCACGTTATCTCTCCGA ATGGAAGCGGAGGACACATCAAATGAGGAAAAGGCAACAGTGCAGCTCTCGGTGGAGGTGAAATCAG ATAAAGTGCCTATCCCAGCGGGCGGCTTCGGGGCAGGGGACATGGCGGCGCTGGGGGCGACTCTGGGCGTACTTCTCTTCATCTGCATGGTAGTCATCGGGGTGCTCGTTTGTCACCTGCAGAGGGGAAAAGCTGACTCTAGGAAGATCCACGAAGCCAGTTTGTTCCGCAGCTCC CTGGGCCAGGGCTCTGGTGGCGAGAAGCAAGGCGTCCAGTACACTAACGAGGCTTTCCAGCACGACGACAGTGACAGCGTGGGCTCCGGGGGGCCGTACGCCACGACAGCAGAAGAGGGCCCGGCAAACGACTTGGCCCTCAAGTCCAGCGTGATGGCACTGGGCACCCTACTAGACGACGACAATGTCAGCCAGACGAGCTCAGACAAGGAAAAGGAGGTGAAGCCCATCCTGACCAAAGAGCGTCGCCTGGAGGAAGGCTACAAGGCCGTTTGGTTCAAGGAGGACATCGACCCCGATGCCAAGGAGGAGGTAGTCATCATTCCTGACAGCAGGGAAGACAACAGCGAGGACGAAGATGACAACGGTCCCGCTAAAGGCTCGAAAGTGGGCTTCGCCGAGGCCGACCTGGACAGCGGACTGGGAGTGAAGATGGAGGATCTGGCGGAGGACTCGGACGTTCTGGATGTCGACCTGTGA
- the LOC133477662 gene encoding cadherin-related family member 5-like isoform X2, translating to MVASRNFFFFLLALLLVMVTSGEAQEICSARPTVYVKENNAVGHLVETIVMKDGVVPSLEPSADLPFTLEGNRLLASRVLDYETSINYVVKVTCRTPLLQYVLIIVVLVLDENDNAPVFDANPYQIKVKELLPVGTGLDQFPATDPDKDATLYYRLTSASSYFRLASPENPQLVIQNILDYDKVQSVQLVLYVQDTPLSGSGSEVSFNTSTTIQVTVVDVDNRPPWFKPCIKHEVGGAVICQSNGYTSRVTLNELQDGYLTLKPNPLYAFDGDTGINEAIIYSFLSGNEAGLFDINRNTGNISMLRAADVFETIVLTVLAAQTPSSFQFATTSLMVSVQVKSLHKPQFQRPQYQGVVSSVGAMATDPTNKDEPLQIVALDEDYASMGGINPHIVYRVMGSEDFSIINGFLFMTTDLPEATLSLRMEAEDTSNEEKATVQLSVEVKSGLTTTGLPLSTTESVTSLPTTDSGTTDQAESTTNPSTTNLGTSTEGRTTKPTESTTNPDKVPIPAGGFGAGDMAALGATLGVLLFICMVVIGVLVCHLQRGKADSRKIHEASLFRSSLGQGSGGEKQGVQYTNEAFQHDDSDSVGSGGPYATTAEEGPANDLALKSSVMALGTLLDDDNVSQTSSDKEKEVKPILTKERRLEEGYKAVWFKEDIDPDAKEEVVIIPDSREDNSEDEDDNGPAKGSKVGFAEADLDSGLGVKMEDLAEDSDVLDVDL from the exons ATGGTCGCCAGCAggaatttcttcttctttctcttggCGCTTTTGCTGGTGATGGTGACCAGCGGCGAGGCCCAGGAGA TTTGTAGCGCTCGCCCGACGGTGTACGTGAAGGAGAACAACGCGGTGGGCCACCTGGTGGAGACCATCGTCATGAAGGATGGCGTCGTCCCCTCTCTGGAGCCTTCCGCCGACCTCCCGTTCACTCTGGAGGGCAACCGGCTGCTGGCCAGTCGGGTTCTGGACTACGAG ACGAGCATAAATTATGTGGTCAAGGTGACTTGCAGGACGCCGCTCTTGCAG TACGTCCTCATCATTGTGGTATTAGTGTTAGACGAGAACGACAACGCACCGGTCTTTGATGCGAACCCGTACCAGATCAAAGTCAAGGAG CTGTTACCAGTGGGGACGGGCCTTGACCAATTTCCTGCCACAGACCCGGATAAAGACGCTACGCTGTACTACAGGCTGACTTCAGCATCG AGTTACTTTAGACTGGCATCGCCCGAAAACCCTCAACTGGTCATCCAGAACATTCTGGACTACGACAAAGTCCAAAGTGTCCAGCTGGTCTTGTATGTTCAG GACACACCGTTGTCAGGATCTGGCAGCGAGGTTTCATTCAACACCAGCACCACCATCCAAGTCACTGTGGTCGACGTGGACAACAGGCCACCCTGGTTCAAGCCCTGCATCAAACACGAGGTGGGCGGCGCGGTCATCTGCCAGAGCAACGGATACACCAGCCGCGTGACCCTCAACGAACTGCAG GACGGATACTTAACACTGAAGCCAAATCCGCTTTACGCCTTCGATGGCGACACTGGGATCAATGAGGCCATAATCTACTCCTTCCTGAGCG GAAACGAGGCCGGCCTGTTCGACATCAACCGAAACACCGGCAACATCAGCATGCTGAGGGCGGCTGACGTGTTCGAAACCATCGTTCTGACAGTTCTG GCTGCCCAGACACCGAGCAGTTTTCAGTTTGCCACCACGAGCCTCATGGTCAGTGTTCAGGTGAAGAGCCTCCACAAACCACAATTCCAGAGGCCTCAGTACCAGGGCGTGGTCTCTTCAGTGGGCGCCATGGCGACAGACCCAACCAACAAGGACGAGCCGCTTCAGATTGTCGCCTTGGACGAGGATTACGCCAGCATGGGG GGTATAAACCCTCACATCGTCTATCGCGTCATGGGAAGTGAAGACTTCTCCATCATCAATGGCTTCTTGTTCATGACCACGGACCTCCCGGAAGCCACGTTATCTCTCCGA ATGGAAGCGGAGGACACATCAAATGAGGAAAAGGCAACAGTGCAGCTCTCGGTGGAGGTGAAATCAG GTCTCACCACCACTGGTTTGCCCTTGAGCACCACTGAAAGTGTGACCAGCCTCCCAACAACCGATAGCGGAACCACTGATCAAGCCGAGTCCACCACTAACCCCAGTACCACAAACCTTGGTACCTCCACTGAGGGCAGAACCACTAAACCAACGGAGTCCACCACCAACCCCG ATAAAGTGCCTATCCCAGCGGGCGGCTTCGGGGCAGGGGACATGGCGGCGCTGGGGGCGACTCTGGGCGTACTTCTCTTCATCTGCATGGTAGTCATCGGGGTGCTCGTTTGTCACCTGCAGAGGGGAAAAGCTGACTCTAGGAAGATCCACGAAGCCAGTTTGTTCCGCAGCTCC CTGGGCCAGGGCTCTGGTGGCGAGAAGCAAGGCGTCCAGTACACTAACGAGGCTTTCCAGCACGACGACAGTGACAGCGTGGGCTCCGGGGGGCCGTACGCCACGACAGCAGAAGAGGGCCCGGCAAACGACTTGGCCCTCAAGTCCAGCGTGATGGCACTGGGCACCCTACTAGACGACGACAATGTCAGCCAGACGAGCTCAGACAAGGAAAAGGAGGTGAAGCCCATCCTGACCAAAGAGCGTCGCCTGGAGGAAGGCTACAAGGCCGTTTGGTTCAAGGAGGACATCGACCCCGATGCCAAGGAGGAGGTAGTCATCATTCCTGACAGCAGGGAAGACAACAGCGAGGACGAAGATGACAACGGTCCCGCTAAAGGCTCGAAAGTGGGCTTCGCCGAGGCCGACCTGGACAGCGGACTGGGAGTGAAGATGGAGGATCTGGCGGAGGACTCGGACGTTCTGGATGTCGACCTGTGA
- the LOC133477662 gene encoding cadherin-related family member 5-like isoform X1, producing MVASRNFFFFLLALLLVMVTSGEAQEICSARPTVYVKENNAVGHLVETIVMKDGVVPSLEPSADLPFTLEGNRLLASRVLDYETSINYVVKVTCRTPLLQYVLIIVVLVLDENDNAPVFDANPYQIKVKELLPVGTGLDQFPATDPDKDATLYYRLTSASSYFRLASPENPQLVIQNILDYDKVQSVQLVLYVQDTPLSGSGSEVSFNTSTTIQVTVVDVDNRPPWFKPCIKHEVGGAVICQSNGYTSRVTLNELQDGYLTLKPNPLYAFDGDTGINEAIIYSFLSGNEAGLFDINRNTGNISMLRAADVFETIVLTVLAAQTPSSFQFATTSLMVSVQVKSLHKPQFQRPQYQGVVSSVGAMATDPTNKDEPLQIVALDEDYASMGGINPHIVYRVMGSEDFSIINGFLFMTTDLPEATLSLRMEAEDTSNEEKATVQLSVEVKSGLTTTGLPLSTTESVTSLPTTDSGTTDQAESTTNPSTTNLGTSTEGRTTKPTESTTNPGTPTDSSVSTGVTATSELVTYTTTESPVTSLVTNDTGPTSTVNPHTDKVPIPAGGFGAGDMAALGATLGVLLFICMVVIGVLVCHLQRGKADSRKIHEASLFRSSLGQGSGGEKQGVQYTNEAFQHDDSDSVGSGGPYATTAEEGPANDLALKSSVMALGTLLDDDNVSQTSSDKEKEVKPILTKERRLEEGYKAVWFKEDIDPDAKEEVVIIPDSREDNSEDEDDNGPAKGSKVGFAEADLDSGLGVKMEDLAEDSDVLDVDL from the exons ATGGTCGCCAGCAggaatttcttcttctttctcttggCGCTTTTGCTGGTGATGGTGACCAGCGGCGAGGCCCAGGAGA TTTGTAGCGCTCGCCCGACGGTGTACGTGAAGGAGAACAACGCGGTGGGCCACCTGGTGGAGACCATCGTCATGAAGGATGGCGTCGTCCCCTCTCTGGAGCCTTCCGCCGACCTCCCGTTCACTCTGGAGGGCAACCGGCTGCTGGCCAGTCGGGTTCTGGACTACGAG ACGAGCATAAATTATGTGGTCAAGGTGACTTGCAGGACGCCGCTCTTGCAG TACGTCCTCATCATTGTGGTATTAGTGTTAGACGAGAACGACAACGCACCGGTCTTTGATGCGAACCCGTACCAGATCAAAGTCAAGGAG CTGTTACCAGTGGGGACGGGCCTTGACCAATTTCCTGCCACAGACCCGGATAAAGACGCTACGCTGTACTACAGGCTGACTTCAGCATCG AGTTACTTTAGACTGGCATCGCCCGAAAACCCTCAACTGGTCATCCAGAACATTCTGGACTACGACAAAGTCCAAAGTGTCCAGCTGGTCTTGTATGTTCAG GACACACCGTTGTCAGGATCTGGCAGCGAGGTTTCATTCAACACCAGCACCACCATCCAAGTCACTGTGGTCGACGTGGACAACAGGCCACCCTGGTTCAAGCCCTGCATCAAACACGAGGTGGGCGGCGCGGTCATCTGCCAGAGCAACGGATACACCAGCCGCGTGACCCTCAACGAACTGCAG GACGGATACTTAACACTGAAGCCAAATCCGCTTTACGCCTTCGATGGCGACACTGGGATCAATGAGGCCATAATCTACTCCTTCCTGAGCG GAAACGAGGCCGGCCTGTTCGACATCAACCGAAACACCGGCAACATCAGCATGCTGAGGGCGGCTGACGTGTTCGAAACCATCGTTCTGACAGTTCTG GCTGCCCAGACACCGAGCAGTTTTCAGTTTGCCACCACGAGCCTCATGGTCAGTGTTCAGGTGAAGAGCCTCCACAAACCACAATTCCAGAGGCCTCAGTACCAGGGCGTGGTCTCTTCAGTGGGCGCCATGGCGACAGACCCAACCAACAAGGACGAGCCGCTTCAGATTGTCGCCTTGGACGAGGATTACGCCAGCATGGGG GGTATAAACCCTCACATCGTCTATCGCGTCATGGGAAGTGAAGACTTCTCCATCATCAATGGCTTCTTGTTCATGACCACGGACCTCCCGGAAGCCACGTTATCTCTCCGA ATGGAAGCGGAGGACACATCAAATGAGGAAAAGGCAACAGTGCAGCTCTCGGTGGAGGTGAAATCAG GTCTCACCACCACTGGTTTGCCCTTGAGCACCACTGAAAGTGTGACCAGCCTCCCAACAACCGATAGCGGAACCACTGATCAAGCCGAGTCCACCACTAACCCCAGTACCACAAACCTTGGTACCTCCACTGAGGGCAGAACCACTAAACCAACGGAGTCCACCACCAACCCCGGTACACCCACCGACAGCAGCGTCTCAACTGGTGTCACTGCCACCAGCGAACTCGTGACTTACACCACCACAGAATCACCGGTGACATCACTGGTCACCAACGACACCGGTCCCACCAGCACTGTGAACCCTCACACAG ATAAAGTGCCTATCCCAGCGGGCGGCTTCGGGGCAGGGGACATGGCGGCGCTGGGGGCGACTCTGGGCGTACTTCTCTTCATCTGCATGGTAGTCATCGGGGTGCTCGTTTGTCACCTGCAGAGGGGAAAAGCTGACTCTAGGAAGATCCACGAAGCCAGTTTGTTCCGCAGCTCC CTGGGCCAGGGCTCTGGTGGCGAGAAGCAAGGCGTCCAGTACACTAACGAGGCTTTCCAGCACGACGACAGTGACAGCGTGGGCTCCGGGGGGCCGTACGCCACGACAGCAGAAGAGGGCCCGGCAAACGACTTGGCCCTCAAGTCCAGCGTGATGGCACTGGGCACCCTACTAGACGACGACAATGTCAGCCAGACGAGCTCAGACAAGGAAAAGGAGGTGAAGCCCATCCTGACCAAAGAGCGTCGCCTGGAGGAAGGCTACAAGGCCGTTTGGTTCAAGGAGGACATCGACCCCGATGCCAAGGAGGAGGTAGTCATCATTCCTGACAGCAGGGAAGACAACAGCGAGGACGAAGATGACAACGGTCCCGCTAAAGGCTCGAAAGTGGGCTTCGCCGAGGCCGACCTGGACAGCGGACTGGGAGTGAAGATGGAGGATCTGGCGGAGGACTCGGACGTTCTGGATGTCGACCTGTGA
- the LOC133477662 gene encoding cadherin-related family member 5-like isoform X3 has product MKDGVVPSLEPSADLPFTLEGNRLLASRVLDYETSINYVVKVTCRTPLLQYVLIIVVLVLDENDNAPVFDANPYQIKVKELLPVGTGLDQFPATDPDKDATLYYRLTSASSYFRLASPENPQLVIQNILDYDKVQSVQLVLYVQDTPLSGSGSEVSFNTSTTIQVTVVDVDNRPPWFKPCIKHEVGGAVICQSNGYTSRVTLNELQDGYLTLKPNPLYAFDGDTGINEAIIYSFLSGNEAGLFDINRNTGNISMLRAADVFETIVLTVLAAQTPSSFQFATTSLMVSVQVKSLHKPQFQRPQYQGVVSSVGAMATDPTNKDEPLQIVALDEDYASMGGINPHIVYRVMGSEDFSIINGFLFMTTDLPEATLSLRMEAEDTSNEEKATVQLSVEVKSGLTTTGLPLSTTESVTSLPTTDSGTTDQAESTTNPSTTNLGTSTEGRTTKPTESTTNPGTPTDSSVSTGVTATSELVTYTTTESPVTSLVTNDTGPTSTVNPHTDKVPIPAGGFGAGDMAALGATLGVLLFICMVVIGVLVCHLQRGKADSRKIHEASLFRSSLGQGSGGEKQGVQYTNEAFQHDDSDSVGSGGPYATTAEEGPANDLALKSSVMALGTLLDDDNVSQTSSDKEKEVKPILTKERRLEEGYKAVWFKEDIDPDAKEEVVIIPDSREDNSEDEDDNGPAKGSKVGFAEADLDSGLGVKMEDLAEDSDVLDVDL; this is encoded by the exons ATGAAGGATGGCGTCGTCCCCTCTCTGGAGCCTTCCGCCGACCTCCCGTTCACTCTGGAGGGCAACCGGCTGCTGGCCAGTCGGGTTCTGGACTACGAG ACGAGCATAAATTATGTGGTCAAGGTGACTTGCAGGACGCCGCTCTTGCAG TACGTCCTCATCATTGTGGTATTAGTGTTAGACGAGAACGACAACGCACCGGTCTTTGATGCGAACCCGTACCAGATCAAAGTCAAGGAG CTGTTACCAGTGGGGACGGGCCTTGACCAATTTCCTGCCACAGACCCGGATAAAGACGCTACGCTGTACTACAGGCTGACTTCAGCATCG AGTTACTTTAGACTGGCATCGCCCGAAAACCCTCAACTGGTCATCCAGAACATTCTGGACTACGACAAAGTCCAAAGTGTCCAGCTGGTCTTGTATGTTCAG GACACACCGTTGTCAGGATCTGGCAGCGAGGTTTCATTCAACACCAGCACCACCATCCAAGTCACTGTGGTCGACGTGGACAACAGGCCACCCTGGTTCAAGCCCTGCATCAAACACGAGGTGGGCGGCGCGGTCATCTGCCAGAGCAACGGATACACCAGCCGCGTGACCCTCAACGAACTGCAG GACGGATACTTAACACTGAAGCCAAATCCGCTTTACGCCTTCGATGGCGACACTGGGATCAATGAGGCCATAATCTACTCCTTCCTGAGCG GAAACGAGGCCGGCCTGTTCGACATCAACCGAAACACCGGCAACATCAGCATGCTGAGGGCGGCTGACGTGTTCGAAACCATCGTTCTGACAGTTCTG GCTGCCCAGACACCGAGCAGTTTTCAGTTTGCCACCACGAGCCTCATGGTCAGTGTTCAGGTGAAGAGCCTCCACAAACCACAATTCCAGAGGCCTCAGTACCAGGGCGTGGTCTCTTCAGTGGGCGCCATGGCGACAGACCCAACCAACAAGGACGAGCCGCTTCAGATTGTCGCCTTGGACGAGGATTACGCCAGCATGGGG GGTATAAACCCTCACATCGTCTATCGCGTCATGGGAAGTGAAGACTTCTCCATCATCAATGGCTTCTTGTTCATGACCACGGACCTCCCGGAAGCCACGTTATCTCTCCGA ATGGAAGCGGAGGACACATCAAATGAGGAAAAGGCAACAGTGCAGCTCTCGGTGGAGGTGAAATCAG GTCTCACCACCACTGGTTTGCCCTTGAGCACCACTGAAAGTGTGACCAGCCTCCCAACAACCGATAGCGGAACCACTGATCAAGCCGAGTCCACCACTAACCCCAGTACCACAAACCTTGGTACCTCCACTGAGGGCAGAACCACTAAACCAACGGAGTCCACCACCAACCCCGGTACACCCACCGACAGCAGCGTCTCAACTGGTGTCACTGCCACCAGCGAACTCGTGACTTACACCACCACAGAATCACCGGTGACATCACTGGTCACCAACGACACCGGTCCCACCAGCACTGTGAACCCTCACACAG ATAAAGTGCCTATCCCAGCGGGCGGCTTCGGGGCAGGGGACATGGCGGCGCTGGGGGCGACTCTGGGCGTACTTCTCTTCATCTGCATGGTAGTCATCGGGGTGCTCGTTTGTCACCTGCAGAGGGGAAAAGCTGACTCTAGGAAGATCCACGAAGCCAGTTTGTTCCGCAGCTCC CTGGGCCAGGGCTCTGGTGGCGAGAAGCAAGGCGTCCAGTACACTAACGAGGCTTTCCAGCACGACGACAGTGACAGCGTGGGCTCCGGGGGGCCGTACGCCACGACAGCAGAAGAGGGCCCGGCAAACGACTTGGCCCTCAAGTCCAGCGTGATGGCACTGGGCACCCTACTAGACGACGACAATGTCAGCCAGACGAGCTCAGACAAGGAAAAGGAGGTGAAGCCCATCCTGACCAAAGAGCGTCGCCTGGAGGAAGGCTACAAGGCCGTTTGGTTCAAGGAGGACATCGACCCCGATGCCAAGGAGGAGGTAGTCATCATTCCTGACAGCAGGGAAGACAACAGCGAGGACGAAGATGACAACGGTCCCGCTAAAGGCTCGAAAGTGGGCTTCGCCGAGGCCGACCTGGACAGCGGACTGGGAGTGAAGATGGAGGATCTGGCGGAGGACTCGGACGTTCTGGATGTCGACCTGTGA